A single region of the Arthrobacter sp. zg-Y820 genome encodes:
- a CDS encoding pore-forming ESAT-6 family protein yields the protein MSQDRLSYDTDISSAVQGDIQSIVGRLESLIGEREKSVNAAMSDFQADGVSEDYQAVENRFRNAANETRNIIALVKQTLNLNDQTASSAGARARGAVQNIG from the coding sequence ATGTCCCAGGACCGTTTGAGCTACGACACCGACATTTCTTCAGCAGTGCAGGGCGATATCCAGTCCATTGTGGGTCGTCTTGAGTCGCTGATCGGCGAGCGGGAAAAGTCGGTGAATGCCGCCATGTCCGATTTTCAGGCCGACGGGGTGTCGGAGGATTACCAGGCCGTGGAAAACCGCTTCCGCAACGCCGCCAATGAGACCCGGAACATCATCGCGCTGGTGAAGCAAACCTTGAACCTGAACGACCAGACGGCGTCCAGCGCCGGCGCCCGGGCCAGGGGCGCGGTGCAGAACATCGGCTGA
- the ligA gene encoding NAD-dependent DNA ligase LigA: MSTAKTSPELSDTEAAVESLSTETPPSGDLREEYQSIADQVRKYRFAYYNDDAPLVSDAEFDELYRRLEELEALHPELVTNDSPTQEVGGEVSAAFAPVEHLQRMYSLEDVFSLDELDAWVRKAEASVANIAPGEKIKWLTELKIDGLAVNLLYRNGELVRAATRGDGTTGEDITHNVLTIKSIPQVLKGENLPAEMEIRGEVFIPSKEFAHLNETMVEAGKAPFANPRNAAAGSLRQKDPEVTARRPLSMYVHGIGLREGLSAASQSETYELLKQWGLPTSPYYKVLDSYEEVLEFIAVNGEHRHDLSHEIDGIVVKVDDFALQRALGHTSRVPRWSVAYKYPPEEVNTKLLDIRVNVGRTGRVTPYGMMTPVLVSGSTVEMATLHNQDVVKAKGVKIGDTVVLRKAGDVIPEIVGPVVALRDGSERDFVMPTHCPSCGTELKPAKEGDVDIRCPNAKSCPSQLRERVFHLAGRGAFDIEALGWEAAIALTQPTEPEVPPLTSEAGLFDLTVQDLAEVRIERPKRVKGVVDGTELVPYFYSKGTAKKPSEPTATTRKLFTELEKAKSQPLWRVLVALSIRHVGPTAARALATAFGSMDAIRAATEEQMAHVDGVGPTIAAALTEWFAEDWHREIVDRWAAAGVRMADERDESVPRTLEGMTIVVTGTLPNFSRDEAKEAIITRGGKASGSVSKKTDYLVAGENAGTKLDKAESLGVPVLDEDGFRALLAGRTLEEDTA; encoded by the coding sequence GTGAGCACAGCCAAGACATCCCCGGAACTATCGGACACTGAAGCCGCCGTCGAGTCACTGAGCACGGAGACCCCGCCGAGCGGGGACCTGCGCGAGGAATACCAGAGCATTGCGGACCAGGTCAGGAAGTACCGCTTCGCGTACTACAACGACGACGCCCCGCTGGTGTCCGATGCGGAGTTCGACGAGCTGTACCGAAGGCTCGAAGAGCTGGAAGCGCTGCATCCGGAACTGGTCACCAACGACTCGCCCACCCAGGAAGTCGGCGGCGAGGTGTCCGCCGCGTTCGCACCGGTGGAGCACCTGCAGCGCATGTACAGCCTGGAGGACGTGTTCTCCCTCGATGAGCTGGACGCCTGGGTCCGCAAGGCCGAGGCATCAGTGGCCAACATCGCCCCGGGCGAGAAAATCAAATGGCTGACCGAGCTGAAGATCGACGGCCTGGCCGTCAACCTGCTCTACCGCAACGGTGAGCTGGTCCGGGCGGCCACCCGCGGTGACGGCACCACCGGCGAGGACATCACGCACAACGTGCTGACCATCAAGTCCATCCCGCAGGTCCTGAAGGGCGAGAACCTGCCCGCGGAGATGGAAATCCGCGGTGAGGTGTTCATTCCGTCCAAGGAATTCGCGCACCTGAACGAGACCATGGTGGAGGCCGGCAAAGCGCCGTTCGCGAATCCCCGAAATGCCGCCGCCGGATCGCTGCGGCAGAAGGACCCCGAGGTCACCGCCCGGCGCCCGCTGAGCATGTACGTGCACGGGATCGGCCTGCGGGAGGGGCTGAGCGCCGCCAGCCAGTCCGAGACCTACGAGCTGCTCAAGCAGTGGGGCCTGCCGACGTCGCCCTATTACAAGGTCCTGGACAGCTACGAGGAGGTCCTGGAGTTCATCGCCGTCAACGGCGAACACCGCCACGACCTCTCGCACGAGATCGACGGCATTGTGGTCAAGGTGGACGACTTCGCGCTGCAGCGCGCCCTCGGCCACACCTCGCGCGTGCCGCGCTGGTCCGTGGCGTACAAGTATCCGCCGGAGGAAGTGAACACGAAACTGCTGGACATCCGCGTAAACGTGGGCCGCACCGGCCGGGTCACCCCGTACGGCATGATGACGCCGGTGCTGGTCTCCGGATCCACCGTGGAAATGGCCACCCTGCACAACCAGGACGTGGTCAAGGCCAAGGGCGTGAAGATCGGCGACACGGTGGTGCTGCGCAAGGCCGGTGACGTGATTCCGGAAATCGTGGGCCCCGTCGTCGCACTCCGGGACGGCAGCGAACGCGACTTCGTGATGCCCACCCACTGCCCGTCCTGCGGCACCGAGCTGAAGCCGGCCAAGGAGGGCGACGTCGACATCCGCTGCCCCAACGCCAAGTCCTGCCCCTCGCAGCTGCGCGAACGCGTGTTCCACCTGGCCGGACGGGGCGCCTTCGACATCGAGGCGCTCGGCTGGGAGGCGGCGATTGCGCTGACGCAGCCCACCGAACCCGAAGTGCCGCCGCTGACCAGCGAGGCCGGGCTGTTCGACCTGACCGTCCAAGACCTCGCCGAGGTCCGGATCGAACGGCCCAAGCGCGTCAAGGGCGTGGTGGACGGCACCGAACTCGTGCCGTACTTCTACTCCAAGGGCACCGCCAAGAAGCCCTCCGAACCCACAGCCACCACGCGCAAGCTCTTCACCGAACTGGAAAAAGCCAAGTCCCAGCCGCTCTGGCGGGTGCTCGTGGCGCTGTCCATCCGGCACGTGGGCCCGACCGCGGCCCGCGCGCTCGCCACCGCCTTCGGCTCCATGGACGCCATCCGTGCCGCCACAGAGGAGCAGATGGCGCACGTCGACGGCGTCGGCCCCACCATCGCCGCGGCCCTGACCGAATGGTTCGCCGAGGACTGGCACCGCGAAATCGTGGACCGCTGGGCCGCTGCCGGGGTCCGGATGGCAGACGAACGCGACGAGTCAGTGCCGCGCACCCTCGAAGGCATGACCATCGTGGTGACCGGCACGCTGCCGAACTTCAGCCGCGACGAGGCCAAGGAAGCCATCATCACCCGCGGAGGCAAGGCCTCGGGCTCGGTCTCGAAGAAAACTGATTACCTGGTGGCGGGGGAGAACGCCGGCACCAAGCTGGACAAGGCGGAATCCCTCGGCGTGCCGGTGCTGGACGAAGACGGCTTCCGTGCCCTGCTGGCGGGCCGGACGCTCGAGGAGGACACGGCATGA
- a CDS encoding inositol monophosphatase family protein — protein MTPLPDPAAIPVGDPLELLDVAREAAAAGAAVLARRSFEGLNAVNKSAAGDWVTAFDTAAEQAVREVLSRRRPQDTVTGEELEDTVPVHASGIRWSIDPLDGTTNFIRNIVYYATSVAAVNDDGVWLAGVVHAPALVRVYSAARGHGAWLAEHGNVRRLTGPDPERVGKLLGTGFSYDAGVRAEQYAALPELAAGYADVRRLGSAALDLCMVADGTLDGYSERGLNEYDYAAGALIAEEAGVPVLRPGKPGSDAERLAAVTAAGAALTA, from the coding sequence ATGACACCGCTTCCGGACCCCGCCGCGATACCCGTCGGTGATCCGCTGGAACTGCTCGACGTCGCCCGTGAGGCTGCCGCTGCCGGGGCCGCGGTGCTGGCGCGGCGCAGCTTCGAGGGGCTCAACGCAGTGAACAAGAGCGCCGCCGGCGACTGGGTGACCGCATTCGACACCGCGGCGGAGCAGGCCGTCCGGGAAGTCCTCAGCCGCCGCCGGCCGCAGGACACCGTCACGGGCGAGGAACTCGAGGACACCGTTCCGGTCCACGCGTCCGGCATCCGCTGGTCCATCGATCCGCTCGACGGGACCACCAACTTCATCCGCAACATCGTCTACTACGCCACCTCAGTGGCGGCCGTGAACGACGACGGCGTCTGGCTGGCCGGCGTCGTGCATGCTCCGGCGCTGGTGCGGGTGTACTCGGCTGCCCGCGGGCACGGCGCCTGGCTGGCCGAGCACGGCAATGTCCGCCGGCTCACCGGCCCGGACCCGGAACGGGTCGGCAAGCTGCTGGGCACCGGCTTTTCCTACGATGCCGGGGTCCGCGCGGAGCAGTACGCCGCACTGCCGGAGCTGGCCGCGGGATATGCGGACGTCCGCCGGCTGGGTTCCGCCGCTTTGGACCTGTGCATGGTGGCCGACGGGACGCTGGACGGCTATTCCGAGCGCGGACTGAACGAATACGACTATGCCGCCGGTGCGCTGATCGCCGAGGAAGCGGGGGTTCCGGTGCTCCGGCCCGGAAAGCCCGGCAGCGACGCCGAACGGCTTGCCGCCGTAACGGCGGCCGGGGCTGCCCTCACCGCCTGA
- a CDS encoding class I SAM-dependent methyltransferase produces the protein MVDAGYNEPRLVALYDEDNAGSWDTDFYAGQLGDAPLRVADVGCGTGSFAVRLAQAGHAVTGVDPAEGMLAVARTRDGAELVTWLDGTAVDLPVGPFDAAVMTGHAFQCLLTESEILETLKAVRSRLAPGGTFYFETRNPAAKAWLEWDSSGDVPAVQESSAGPLEVTWRLLAVKEQPGGVLVTFEDRTVFLADGATFASSSTLKFTRADVLERLLNDAGFAEVDWFGDWHGGPLAPETSREIIVAARTPAAG, from the coding sequence ATGGTCGATGCAGGTTACAACGAGCCGCGCCTGGTCGCGCTGTACGACGAGGACAACGCCGGTTCCTGGGACACGGACTTTTATGCCGGCCAGCTTGGCGACGCGCCGCTGCGGGTGGCCGACGTCGGCTGCGGCACCGGCAGCTTCGCGGTGCGGCTGGCGCAGGCCGGCCATGCGGTCACCGGCGTGGACCCGGCGGAGGGAATGCTGGCGGTGGCACGCACGCGCGACGGCGCCGAGCTGGTGACGTGGCTGGACGGGACCGCCGTCGACCTTCCGGTGGGCCCGTTTGATGCCGCGGTCATGACCGGCCACGCGTTCCAGTGCCTGCTCACGGAATCGGAAATCCTCGAGACCCTCAAGGCTGTCCGTTCCCGGCTCGCGCCCGGCGGCACCTTCTATTTCGAGACCCGCAACCCTGCGGCCAAGGCGTGGCTGGAATGGGACAGCTCCGGCGACGTTCCGGCAGTGCAGGAGTCCTCGGCCGGGCCCCTCGAAGTGACGTGGAGGCTGCTTGCTGTGAAGGAACAGCCCGGCGGCGTCCTGGTCACCTTCGAGGACCGCACCGTTTTCCTGGCCGACGGCGCGACGTTTGCCAGCAGCAGCACCCTGAAGTTCACCCGGGCTGACGTGCTGGAGCGGCTGCTGAACGACGCCGGGTTCGCCGAGGTGGACTGGTTCGGCGACTGGCACGGCGGACCGCTGGCTCCGGAAACCAGCCGCGAAATCATCGTGGCCGCCCGGACACCGGCAGCCGGCTGA